The following coding sequences are from one Candidatus Eisenbacteria bacterium window:
- the rplB gene encoding 50S ribosomal protein L2, with protein MPLKKFRPMTPALRHTQLPDFAELSRGKPLKSLTERKLRTGGRDNYGHVSSRWIGGGHKQRYRLIDFRRDKDGVPAKVASIEYDPNRSARIALLNYLDGERRYILAPDGLKVGDVLQSGTAAEIRTGNCLPLRSIPLGTNVHNVELFPGRASRVARSAGSYCQLMAKDGNYAQLRLPSGEVRSFHVNCRAVVGQVGNLDHENVSIGKAGRNRWRGRNPSVRGVAMNPVDHPMGGGEGKSSGGRHPTTPWGKKTKGLKTRRRKLSDRFIVRRRTK; from the coding sequence ATGCCCCTGAAGAAATTCCGCCCGATGACGCCGGCCCTCCGGCACACCCAGCTCCCCGACTTCGCGGAGCTCAGCCGGGGCAAGCCGCTCAAGTCGCTGACCGAGCGCAAGCTCAGGACCGGCGGTCGCGACAACTACGGACACGTGTCGTCCCGCTGGATCGGCGGCGGCCACAAGCAGCGCTACCGCCTGATCGACTTCCGTCGCGACAAGGACGGCGTGCCCGCCAAGGTGGCCAGCATCGAGTACGACCCCAACCGCTCCGCGCGCATCGCCCTGCTCAATTACCTGGACGGTGAGCGCCGTTACATCCTGGCTCCGGACGGACTCAAGGTGGGGGATGTGCTCCAGTCAGGGACGGCGGCCGAAATCAGGACCGGCAACTGTCTCCCGCTGCGCAGCATTCCGCTCGGCACCAACGTCCACAACGTCGAGCTCTTCCCGGGGCGGGCATCTCGGGTCGCGCGCTCGGCCGGGTCCTATTGCCAGCTGATGGCCAAGGACGGCAACTATGCGCAGCTGCGGCTGCCGTCGGGCGAGGTGCGCAGCTTCCATGTGAATTGCCGTGCGGTGGTCGGGCAGGTCGGCAATCTCGACCACGAGAACGTCTCGATCGGCAAGGCGGGGCGCAACCGCTGGAGGGGCCGGAACCCTTCCGTGCGCGGCGTGGCGATGAACCCCGTGGATCACCCGATGGGCGGCGGCGAAGGCAAGTCCTCCGGTGGACGCCATCCCACGACGCCGTGGGGAAAGAAGACGAAGGGCTTGAAGACACGGCGGCGGAAGCTCTCCGACCGCTTCATCGTGCGGCGACGGACGAAGTAG
- the rpsS gene encoding 30S ribosomal protein S19, whose translation MARSVKKGPYVVESLVKKIEGMNRSGDKRVLKTWARRCTVLPEFVGHTLAVHNGNKFIPIYVTENMVGHKLGEFVPTRIFRGHGQAVAEKTPVPGKK comes from the coding sequence ATGGCGCGCTCAGTCAAGAAGGGACCGTACGTCGTCGAGTCCCTGGTGAAGAAGATCGAGGGCATGAACCGCAGCGGCGACAAGCGCGTGCTCAAGACCTGGGCGCGGCGCTGTACCGTGCTGCCGGAGTTCGTGGGGCACACGCTGGCGGTCCATAACGGGAACAAGTTCATTCCCATCTACGTCACCGAGAACATGGTGGGGCACAAGCTGGGCGAGTTCGTTCCGACCCGCATTTTCCGCGGGCACGGTCAGGCTGTCGCCGAGAAGACGCCCGTACCTGGGAAGAAGTAG
- the rplW gene encoding 50S ribosomal protein L23, whose amino-acid sequence MKDVRSIVKRALITEKGTVLRELRNQYFFEVARDANKIEIKRAVESIFNVKVKAVQTLQIRGKIKRQGRFAGKRSDWKKAVVTLQPDQKIELFEQI is encoded by the coding sequence ATGAAGGACGTGCGATCCATCGTGAAGAGGGCGTTGATCACCGAGAAGGGAACGGTGCTGCGCGAGCTGCGCAACCAGTACTTCTTCGAGGTGGCGCGCGACGCCAACAAGATCGAGATCAAGCGCGCCGTCGAGTCCATCTTCAACGTGAAGGTGAAGGCGGTGCAGACGCTGCAGATTCGCGGAAAGATCAAGCGCCAGGGACGCTTCGCCGGAAAGCGCAGCGACTGGAAGAAGGCCGTCGTGACGCTCCAGCCCGATCAGAAGATCGAACTCTTCGAGCAGATCTAG
- the rplV gene encoding 50S ribosomal protein L22, translating into MQAKAIQRFVRITPRKCNQVLDLIRGQAVEEAQTTLQFTPKQGARIVQKVLKSAVANALHEGKVRLEQLYVKEAIVGAGPTLKRWLPRAQGRATPILKRSSHVSITVATRE; encoded by the coding sequence ATGCAAGCGAAAGCCATCCAGCGGTTCGTTCGGATCACGCCGAGGAAGTGCAACCAGGTCCTGGACCTGATCCGTGGCCAGGCGGTCGAGGAAGCGCAGACCACGCTGCAGTTCACGCCCAAGCAGGGCGCGCGGATCGTCCAGAAGGTGCTGAAGTCGGCGGTCGCCAACGCGCTGCACGAAGGCAAGGTGCGTCTCGAACAGCTCTACGTGAAGGAAGCGATCGTCGGTGCGGGGCCCACGCTCAAGCGCTGGCTGCCGCGCGCGCAGGGCCGGGCGACCCCGATCCTGAAGCGCAGCAGCCACGTTTCCATCACGGTGGCCACGAGGGAGTAA
- the rplD gene encoding 50S ribosomal protein L4 translates to MNAKLFGSDGSEKGFAALPDELFGQQVNEHLLWMSVKRHLGNQRQGTAKVKGRGEVSGGGRKPWRQKGTGRARAGSNTSPLWPGGGRAFGPEPRDHRTDLPKQQRRAALTSALSLRAGENAVTVIEPLRMTEPKTREVAGLLSKLGLKDKRTLLVLDKADEAVVKSCRNVRNLRTTLAHQVNAYDLLHCEALLVTQPGLDRMKETFVR, encoded by the coding sequence ATGAACGCCAAGCTCTTCGGATCCGACGGCAGCGAAAAGGGCTTCGCCGCGCTGCCCGACGAGCTGTTCGGGCAGCAGGTGAACGAGCACCTGCTGTGGATGTCGGTCAAGCGTCACCTCGGCAACCAGAGGCAGGGCACGGCCAAGGTGAAGGGCCGAGGCGAAGTCTCCGGCGGCGGCCGCAAGCCCTGGCGTCAGAAGGGCACCGGGCGCGCTCGCGCCGGATCGAACACCTCGCCGCTGTGGCCGGGAGGAGGACGGGCGTTCGGTCCCGAGCCTCGCGACCACCGCACCGACCTGCCCAAGCAGCAGCGGCGCGCGGCGCTGACGTCGGCGCTCTCGCTGCGCGCGGGTGAGAACGCGGTCACGGTGATCGAGCCGCTCCGCATGACCGAGCCGAAGACGCGCGAGGTGGCGGGGCTGCTCTCGAAGCTCGGCCTCAAGGACAAGCGGACCCTGCTCGTGCTCGACAAGGCCGACGAGGCGGTCGTCAAGTCGTGCCGCAACGTGAGAAACCTTCGAACGACGCTCGCCCATCAGGTGAACGCGTACGACCTGCTGCACTGCGAGGCCTTGCTGGTCACCCAGCCGGGCCTCGACCGCATGAAGGAGACCTTCGTCCGATGA